A genomic window from Parvularcula sp. LCG005 includes:
- a CDS encoding helix-turn-helix transcriptional regulator, producing MTRDLDSLSPHVTEDIITIGQRIRAARKTRNLNQEALANRLGVTQPTVANWEADVHSPRQMMLARLAEALDVSLGWLAGGETVTPGAGTNAGHGYLNRGMYHVPVLPLAQLTGRDRLSDRTTRAAAIDYIPISARDGDYFATFLTPAPYEDVFPGEALFVFDARRIAMVPGCYALIVGPAGPHLHYWPASAQTGAPSKALGEVLGTLAVTVRFF from the coding sequence ATGACCCGCGATCTCGACAGTCTTTCTCCTCATGTTACTGAGGATATTATAACAATTGGCCAGCGGATTCGCGCCGCCCGCAAAACCCGCAACCTCAATCAGGAGGCACTGGCCAACCGGCTCGGGGTCACCCAGCCGACGGTGGCCAATTGGGAGGCCGACGTTCACAGCCCCCGACAGATGATGCTTGCGCGCCTCGCAGAAGCGCTCGACGTTTCTCTGGGCTGGCTGGCGGGTGGCGAGACCGTGACGCCCGGCGCAGGCACCAATGCGGGCCACGGCTATCTGAATCGCGGCATGTATCATGTGCCGGTCCTGCCGCTGGCCCAACTGACGGGCCGTGATCGGCTGAGCGACCGGACCACCCGGGCGGCGGCCATTGATTACATTCCCATCAGTGCGCGCGACGGCGACTATTTCGCGACGTTTCTCACACCAGCACCCTATGAAGACGTCTTTCCCGGCGAAGCGCTGTTCGTGTTTGATGCACGACGAATAGCGATGGTGCCCGGCTGCTATGCCCTCATCGTCGGGCCAGCCGGTCCGCACCTGCACTATTGGCCCGCTAGCGCCCAGACCGGTGCGCCGTCGAAAGCGCTGGGCGAAGTGCTTGGCACCCTCGCCGTCACCGTCCGCTTCTTCTGA